The segment ACCGTTATAAAGTGCCTCATTATTTGCTTTAACTAATTCTTTTTTCCACTCAGTAAGTCTCATTCTAAAAAATACTTTATGTTTTTCGCACATATATTTTTCAGTATCTTTTGGAACATAAGTTTTAGAAATTTTTATAGGTGCTTTGGCAACTACTTTTGGTTTACTTACAGTTTTAGGTTTTACTTTAACTGCTTTAGCTTTAACTTTTGAAACTTTAACTTTAACTTTTGAAACTTTTTTTTTAACTTTAGTAATCTTTGGCATACTTAAAATTTGAATTTTCGGAGTATATTCAGCAAATTAAGGGTGTCAAGTAAGCTAAATTAATATTAATATTTATAAATGACTAATTATACTAAGAATATAAATAATATTTTTTACATTTTTGTTTTATTACATCTTATATTTTGGACATTGGTTCCCTCTCTAACAAATCAAAATTTACCACTTGATACTATCGAGGCTTTAGCTTGGGGAAGTAATTTAGATTGGGGATTTAACAAACATCCTCCAATGAGTGCATTTTTTCCAGAAGTTTTTTTTCAAATTTTTGGTTCACAAGATTGGGCTTATTATTTACTTAGTCAAATTTTTGTAATTATTTCTTTTTATTATGTGTTTAAATTTTCTAAAGAATTTTTTAATAATGATATACTGGGTTTAATTTCAGTCTTACTTATTGAAGCAATTTATTTTTATAATTTCACAACTCCCGAATTTAACGTTAATGTTTGCCAACTACCATTTTGGTCATTAACAGTTTATTTTTCATGGAAAATTTATACTAGCAAAGAAATAAAATTTACTGACTGTTTTTTAGTTGGTTTATTTGCTGCATTTGGATTTTTATCAAAATATTTATTTTTTTATCTTTTAGTTTCAATTGATCTTTTATTTATCTATTTAATATTTATTAAGAGAGAAAGAAAGTTTGATTTTAAATATTTAATAACTTTTGAAATATTTTTAATTATTTTAGTCCCTCATTTAATTTGGCTCAATAATAACGATTTTATAACTTTAACTTATGGACTTGCCAGAACTGGATTAGAACAATCTAGTGTAATTGATCACATAAAATTCCCATTTATTTTTTTAATAAAACAAATTGGATTATTAATTCCATTCTTAATTTTAGTTTGGCTATTAATAAAAAAAATTAAATTCAAATTTAATTTTAAAGATAAAAAATTACTTTTTTTATTGGCAATTAACATTTTACCAATCTTACTCATGTTGATAACATCAGTAGTTACAGGGTCTAAGATCAGAACAATGTGGATGACACCGTTTTATTTATTTTTTGGCACTTTATTTATTTATGTATTTAAATCAGAAATAAACATCAAAAAACTTAAAAAATTTGCTTTTGGTTTTTTACTTTTATTTTTATTAAGCCCTTCACTTTATGCTTACGTGTCTCTTTCAAAAGATAACAAAAGAACTGACTATTTTGGAAGACAAATTGCAGATCTTGTTGATAGAAGATGGTCTGAAAATTTCTCAAATGATATCATGTATGTAGTAGGTGATGAATGGCATGCCGGTAATTTGTCTTATCATTTAAGTGATAGGCCTAAATGGTTCCTTAGTATTGATGGAAAAGTCGACAAATTAGACCCCTCTGGTGGATTAATTTATGTTGGTAATCCAGAAATATTAAAAAATTTATGTCCTGGGGAATTTGGTAAAATTGCCAAACAGGGCATTTGTATGATTGGATTAAGAAAATAAATGAAAATTATATTATTAATTCCAATTTATAATGACAGGGAATCTTTAAAAAAATTAATCGAAAATATTAATTTTGAAATACAAGATTTAAATTCTGAAATATCAGTTGTTGTTATAAATGACGCTTCATCTCAACAAATAATAGATACTTATCAAAACTTAGAAAATATTAATTCTTTTGAAATCATCAATATGAAAGAAAATAGGGGTCATGCAAGATGTATCGCCTCAGGATTAAAATATATTTTTGAGAAAAAAGAATTTGATTATGTAATTCCAATGGATGGCGATGGAGAAGATAGACCTGAAGAGATTAAAAACTTCATTGAACTTTCGGAACAAGTAGGAGAACAGTCAATTGTTGGAGAGAGAGTGAAGCGGTCAGAGGGATTATTGTTTCAAATATGTTATAAATTTCACAAATTTTTAACTTTAGCATTTACAGGTCAGTCAATTAAATTTGGAAACTTTACTTGTCTTTCAAAATCAACAATTGAAAAAATGCTAAAGGAAAAGGCTACTTGGAGTAGTTTTTCAGGGTCATTAAGAAAAATAGAAAAAGATTTAGTATCTTTACCCTCTATTAGGGGCGTCAGATATTTTGGACCCTCAAAAATGAGTTTTTTTAATTTATTAAAACACTCTCTTTCAATTATTAGTGTATTTCGTAAAACAGTTTTAATTCGTTCCGCTTTATTTATAGTTTTTTATATTCTTCTAATGCAAACTAATGCTTCAATTATTACCTCATTTCCTTTGGTTTTGTTACTCGTAATGATTTATTCAATTTCTAGTTTAGCTCTGAGAGAAAATATTGAAGAATTTAACAATTGTTTAACAAACATCCACGATATTGATAAAATAAAATAATTTAAATTGTTTTGTTAAAATGAAAAAAATTTTATTTTTTGTTTTTTTATCAATTTTTATTTCAAATAATTCTTATAGTGATTTTAAAAAAATAAAAAAAAAGGCAACAATCATTAAGCCAGAAATTATTTTTCCAATTCCAGAAAATTTAGATGGATGCATTACTAGTATGTATGTAAATCAAACAAACAATCCTGTTTTACCACTAGCAAAAGTTGATGCTCCATCAGGATATGGCCTGGATAATAGATTTATGTCTGCTCTAGATAGTTTTGAAAATTTTAAACGTCCATGTAGCGGAGGAAATATTGAAGCTTGTGAGAATGTAAAAAGAGTAATTTTAGATTGGGCAAAATCTGACGCTGCAAAAAGAACAGGACCCTCTAACCATGAAGGCAGACATTGGAATGATACTTTAACGGTCAATCTTTGGATAGCATCACCAATGATGGCAGGATATTCATTTGTTAAGCAAGTAATCAATGTCCCCGAAGATGAGGATAAGATAATTAAAGATTGGTTTCAAAAGATAGTAAAGAAAAATAAACATCTTATGTATGACATGAAATACAAAGATGGAACTCAAGCAATTGGTGTTCCAAAGAGAGCACATAATCATGCATTATCATCTGCGATAAGCCATATGCAGCTTGGTATTTTGTTAAGTGATGATAAGCTTTTTAGAAAAGCCTTTTTAAACTATGAAGCGGCAATTAGATATCAAAGAAAAGATGGTAGCTTACCTATTGAAACAAGACGTGGTGGAAGAGCTATGTTTTACCAAGGACG is part of the Candidatus Pelagibacter sp. HTCC7211 genome and harbors:
- a CDS encoding glycosyltransferase family 39 protein — protein: MTNYTKNINNIFYIFVLLHLIFWTLVPSLTNQNLPLDTIEALAWGSNLDWGFNKHPPMSAFFPEVFFQIFGSQDWAYYLLSQIFVIISFYYVFKFSKEFFNNDILGLISVLLIEAIYFYNFTTPEFNVNVCQLPFWSLTVYFSWKIYTSKEIKFTDCFLVGLFAAFGFLSKYLFFYLLVSIDLLFIYLIFIKRERKFDFKYLITFEIFLIILVPHLIWLNNNDFITLTYGLARTGLEQSSVIDHIKFPFIFLIKQIGLLIPFLILVWLLIKKIKFKFNFKDKKLLFLLAINILPILLMLITSVVTGSKIRTMWMTPFYLFFGTLFIYVFKSEINIKKLKKFAFGFLLLFLLSPSLYAYVSLSKDNKRTDYFGRQIADLVDRRWSENFSNDIMYVVGDEWHAGNLSYHLSDRPKWFLSIDGKVDKLDPSGGLIYVGNPEILKNLCPGEFGKIAKQGICMIGLRK
- a CDS encoding glycosyltransferase, with protein sequence MKIILLIPIYNDRESLKKLIENINFEIQDLNSEISVVVINDASSQQIIDTYQNLENINSFEIINMKENRGHARCIASGLKYIFEKKEFDYVIPMDGDGEDRPEEIKNFIELSEQVGEQSIVGERVKRSEGLLFQICYKFHKFLTLAFTGQSIKFGNFTCLSKSTIEKMLKEKATWSSFSGSLRKIEKDLVSLPSIRGVRYFGPSKMSFFNLLKHSLSIISVFRKTVLIRSALFIVFYILLMQTNASIITSFPLVLLLVMIYSISSLALRENIEEFNNCLTNIHDIDKIK
- a CDS encoding alginate lyase family protein translates to MKKILFFVFLSIFISNNSYSDFKKIKKKATIIKPEIIFPIPENLDGCITSMYVNQTNNPVLPLAKVDAPSGYGLDNRFMSALDSFENFKRPCSGGNIEACENVKRVILDWAKSDAAKRTGPSNHEGRHWNDTLTVNLWIASPMMAGYSFVKQVINVPEDEDKIIKDWFQKIVKKNKHLMYDMKYKDGTQAIGVPKRAHNHALSSAISHMQLGILLSDDKLFRKAFLNYEAAIRYQRKDGSLPIETRRGGRAMFYQGRAMNALSVIAIIAENQGYNIWEYDYKGKNFHNLVKFFIDFTETNEIVFKYAKEMKSPGPAKNYKVQDLDIRSSSNWGWLYAYVTRFPDHENVQRLKQWSTNQGNLNNYQRKIVFNFENISKRNFGTSSWTVVEPNCHFTK